CGCAGGCGTCGGCGCAGCAGCGGAAAAGCGGCGGGACGCGGGGAGCGGGTTCTGTGAGCGGGGCGCATGGCGGATTACAAAGCTATCCCCGGCGATTGGATCGGACGGCGGGCGGCCGGGCGAATCTCGCTGTGTCGCCGCCTGCACCGCTGGAGCGCGATGGTCCGCAGGATTGGTTCTCGACCCGGGGCCGCAGAATCGTCGCCATTCCTCCGTCCTTTGCCATTAGACGAGCCTTGCCAGTCCGCAATCTAAGAATCCTGGACAGGGTCTCCGTTGCTAAAGTAAGCTCGCTTTCCAATGGCATGGTTGAGAAAATCGGCAAGCTGCCGATCTCGGTCCCCGTAAACGTTCTCAATTGTAAATCCGTCCGAAACCGCTGGCACTTTGCTGTCGCCAAGATAACCCGGTTTCATAGAGGGATACCTGGCCCGCATGATTCTATGAAGTGCAGCTTCCACCGCGACAAGTTTGTCGGAGGGCGCTTGCGCAAAGCAAAAGTGACTGCTACGCACAAGTTCACGCGCGATTTTCTTCCTTTCCGCTTCCAGGAAATCATTGCGTTCAAGCGCCATAGTTTCGCTCGAAACGTACTCTTGGGGTCCATCAAGGAATGCTACCGGATCACGTGGCAGGTATAGGAGTGCTCCGGGGTTAAGGTATGTTTTGAGGAGATGATCCTGAAACCGTCCTCCGAGGTCAACTGCCCGCCCAATGTACCACACCTTGTAACGGCTCTTTCTCACCGAATATCCGGAAAATGCATAAACACCACTGCCCAACCGCGGTAGCCGGTATTCCCCGCCATCCGCTGATTCAAGAAGACGCGCCTGGGCCTCCATGGGCCAGGACATCCAGTGAAGTGATATCGTTATTTGAGAAATCATGGTATTCTCCTGGAGATATTGCAAAAACTAAATAGGTAGTAACTGCTGGCCCTGTTCCAGTTCCGCCAGCCGAAGGATCTTATTCGAATTTGGCGCGCCTCTATTAGGCAGGGGAAGCGACTGCTGCCCCTGCTTCAGTTCCGCCAGTCGAAGGATTTTGGCTGGCGTCGATGTCCTTGTGAGCGGTACCAATCGACCTGGATCCGACGCAAGGGCGGACATCAATCGATCGCGCATGGTCGCGCTACATTCCGCAACCAGCAATCGGAACCGCTCAGGCAGCAGCTCAAAATCGATTGGATCAAATCGCTCCGGCGTCATATACTCGCGAATCCATCGCCAGAGTTCGTCGCAATGAAGGCAGACCACGTAGCCCGGCGCCAGAGGGAAACACAGAAGGCGGCGACCGCGCCGCATCTTCAGGCGTCTGCGGATGTTGAAAATTCTGTAACCAGTCTTTTGCATTACAAAGATAGCAATAAGGAAAAGCCTTTTGAAACCCAGCCCGTATTGTTCCGTCATGCGTCGAAGGTGAGGATGGCCGAAAACACCAAGAATGTCAAGCGATGTGGAAAAGCTGCAACTGTCAGCCGCTTCCAGTACTGAAAGGAGAATCAAATCGTTGAGATTGTGAACAAGTTTCTTTGCCACAAAGCCATATTTGCCCGTCACAGCTTTGTCCAATTTGGCCTGAAAACTACTTTGCTGTCGCGCGTACCACCGCGCAAGGGGTCCGCCCAAACGAGGAATAACTCCGGACGCGTCCTCTTGCCGGTGGTTGAGAAGAAGTTTACTCGGAATATGGAGTTGATATTTCAAGTTTACTGATTGTTCGACAATCACAAAGAGAGGCGCGACGACTGTGTAACGCACGAATTCAAGCGGATCGATTGCTGTGCACCATGAGGCGCCTTTGCTCCAAAGGTTCGCCGCCCTAAATGAAAGCGGCTGAACAATAAAGTACTCTTGTCGACAGCCGACAAAACGAGTTTCCATCGCCAATTGAAACGCTTTGAGAAGCTGCGTGGGCCGTGAATACTGGCTGAAATTTCTTGCTTTTGGCGGTAACCTACCGAGATGACGCGACCAGAGATAAGCGAGCAAATGTATTCGCCGCATTTCAAGAGCCGTTATCGTCCGGCGGGTGCGAAGATGCAAATACCAGCGAGCAATGGGCCCGATCCGTCGCCAGTGATTGTCCTTTCGCTGCGATTGGGGGTCCGCCGCGATAATTGACTCTGTCTCCAATTCATTTGTGATTTTCATTTGATTCCTCCGGTCGGAGGAATCGGGGAGACTTGAGGCAGAAGTCCGCTCTGGTGGCGCTTTTCTAGATTTTTTTCCTTTTCTGAGACGCTATCTCAGGTCGATTCTTTCACTATCTGCGTCCCGCGGCAGCGGTCCCAGCTACAGCCAATCGGAATTCTGGCTGGTCAGCCGGAGCGGACAAAGTACGAACCCAGGGCCGAATGATTCAGGAATGTAGAGGCCCTTCGCGGCGAACCGGTGGAAGATTGAGTTGCGAAGCGAAAGCCAGCTCGACTACTTTGAGCCGGGTTCCGCGAGCGAGCTTCCGCCGCGGCCCGGACCTGCTCCTGGCGTTTACGATCTTTAACTATTTTCGTTTTCAGAACTTCAAGGGTTGGCAGGAGCGCTTGCCTTTCGCATTGCTCGGGTTTTCCGAAATGGTTCGCAGCAAGCGAATGTTTTGCGATCTATGCTGGAATGATACGCGTATTACCGTTGAGCAGCGCGGCAATGACGAGACAAAACAAGTAATCGAGGCCGCGCTCGGGCTTTTTTGCGACCGAGCACAGAAGGCGTTCTATGTCCAGGAGTTGAGTTCGGATAGCAAGCGTTCAAGGTCAGGGTGGAGATTGAGTTCATCTCTGACAGCGGAAGGGAGCGCCAATCCCGAGCTAATGCGCTATATGAAGGATCTTTTCGAGGGCGAATTGGCTACGATTGCTTCAAGAACAGGCGCCATCAATAGAGTGCAAGTCGACCTGATCTCTGAAGAATTTGAAGCGAAGATTCATATCGGTCGCGGCGATTGAAACGGAGCCCGCCGATCTGGCGGCGCTGGACCGCTTCCAGGTCCGCCAGAGGTGAAACGCTAACGCCGACGCCCAGACTGGATTCGGTGCGCCCGGATCGCTAGCGGCGCCGCAACAAGATTGCAGCGACAGTCCGCCGTCTGCTGCAATCGGCTATCTGAAGCGATCCACAAGGGCGCGGTCCACGGAGAAAGCGCCGGCGCCCGAAATCAGCAACGCGGCGCACATGCCAATGATCAGAATATGGTATTCATAACCTTCGCCTGCCTGGCTGCCGAACCAGTTCATGAAGAAGCCATTTTTGGCCTGCATCAGCGCGGCGCCGATCATCACTATGGCCAGACCGGCAGCCGCCGGCCGCGTGCAGAAACCCAGGATCAGCGCCAGCGCACCGAAGGATTCGGCGACAATGACCAGCAGTCCAATGGGCGCCGGTATTCCCAGGGAAACAAAGAAGTCGATCGTCGGCCGGAAGCCAAATCCGCCAAACCATCCAAGGAGTTTTTGCAAACCG
The sequence above is drawn from the Leptospirales bacterium genome and encodes:
- a CDS encoding DoxX family protein; its protein translation is MLEKIFTTESTVFLTIVRIVLGGVMLPHGLQKLLGWFGGFGFRPTIDFFVSLGIPAPIGLLVIVAESFGALALILGFCTRPAAAGLAIVMIGAALMQAKNGFFMNWFGSQAGEGYEYHILIIGMCAALLISGAGAFSVDRALVDRFR